The genomic DNA TATAAAATGACAGTGGCTCTTATTCTGTTTGGAGTATATGGTTTTTCTATCGCATTTATAAGAATAGATCTGATTACTATTTTTTAGCTCATTAAGAAATCGGTAAATTGTGGCAATTCCTATGTTTTTGTCTTCTTTCTTAACCTCTTCCAATAAATCTTCAGCCGCGAAAAAATTATTTATTTTGTCTAATTTCGTCTGGAGAATCTCTTTTTGTCTGGTGTTTCTTTTCTTTACCATATAAAACCTCTTATTGATAATCTCAATCAATAGTATATTTAAAGTGAGGGGGTTTATATATCT from Nanoarchaeota archaeon includes the following:
- a CDS encoding transcriptional repressor, which encodes MVKKRNTRQKEILQTKLDKINNFFAAEDLLEEVKKEDKNIGIATIYRFLNELKNSNQIYSYKCDRKTIYSKQNKSHCHFICESTGKIFHFNIESLDFLKNKIPGSIRSFQLEVRGICKDDCKKCQKN